The following are from one region of the Pantanalinema sp. genome:
- a CDS encoding MerR family transcriptional regulator: MGVFKIGEFSQLGQVSVRTLRHYDEMGLLKPSHVDTFTDYRYYRADQLPRLNRILALKDLGLSLEQIASLLAHDLPAEALRGLLEAKQEELARQLAEGHARLARVEARLRQIEQEGQLPAYEVVLKSQATLRIASLRGVIPNLAAMATDRCRLFKRLNEKVEASGLEPQSPELVLYHDPDMDQEIFDMEAATAVSGTARKVPDGLRIYELPAHSQVASVIHRGRFMDAGQAVLALFLWAGSNGFASAGPYRELHLFGRELTHPDFDDVLLEIQLPVVPLA; this comes from the coding sequence ATGGGCGTGTTCAAGATCGGGGAGTTCTCTCAGCTGGGGCAGGTATCGGTCCGTACCCTGCGCCACTACGACGAGATGGGCCTGCTCAAGCCCTCGCACGTCGACACCTTCACGGACTATCGCTACTACCGCGCCGACCAGCTGCCAAGACTGAACCGCATTCTGGCCCTCAAGGATCTGGGGCTGTCCCTGGAGCAGATCGCGAGCCTCTTGGCCCACGACCTGCCCGCCGAAGCGTTGCGCGGCCTCCTTGAAGCCAAGCAGGAAGAGCTTGCGCGTCAGCTCGCCGAGGGCCACGCCCGGCTGGCCCGCGTCGAGGCGAGACTGCGCCAGATCGAGCAGGAGGGACAGCTTCCGGCCTACGAGGTGGTCCTCAAGTCCCAGGCCACGCTGCGAATCGCGTCGCTGCGGGGCGTGATTCCGAACCTCGCGGCGATGGCAACCGATCGCTGCCGGCTCTTCAAGCGACTTAACGAGAAGGTCGAAGCCTCCGGCCTCGAGCCCCAGTCCCCCGAGCTCGTGCTGTACCACGACCCGGATATGGACCAGGAGATCTTCGACATGGAGGCGGCGACCGCCGTCTCCGGTACCGCCCGGAAGGTCCCGGACGGCCTGCGGATCTACGAGCTGCCGGCCCATTCGCAGGTCGCCAGCGTGATCCATCGCGGCCGCTTCATGGATGCGGGCCAGGCGGTACTGGCCCTCTTCCTATGGGCAGGGTCGAACGGCTTTGCCTCGGCCGGGCCGTACCGGGAGCTTCACCTGTTCGGTCGCGAGCTGACCCACCCCGACTTCGACGATGTCCTGCTCGAAATCCAGCTGCCCGTGGTGCCACTGGCTTGA
- a CDS encoding NAD-dependent epimerase/dehydratase family protein encodes MTPSNLHVIIGAGPLGLSLAEQLLAQDRRVRLVSRRGRPLSGSLSAAEVRAADVTSFDQVRAACEGAGVIYHCAVPRYTDWVEQCVPLMAGILEGAAASGAKLVYGDNLYAYGPVTGPIHEGLPAAATDRKGMARARVADMLLSSHRAGRVRGTIGRASDFYGPGVSTSTMGDRVFRALLAGRPADLVGNPDQPHTYTYIEDFARALIVLGDRDDALGGIWHVPNAPTLTARHFIAKVGAQLGSAPEIRVAPGWLIRAMGAFAPMVREVAEMLYSSERPYIVDHGKFERAFCDIATSHDEAIRKTLDWCRAQPEMQP; translated from the coding sequence ATGACCCCTTCGAACCTCCACGTGATCATCGGCGCTGGACCACTCGGGCTGAGCTTGGCCGAGCAACTCCTCGCCCAAGACAGGCGCGTTCGCCTCGTCAGCCGGCGTGGGCGCCCTCTCTCGGGGAGCCTGAGTGCGGCGGAGGTGCGCGCAGCCGATGTGACTTCGTTCGATCAGGTGCGGGCCGCTTGTGAAGGGGCAGGCGTCATCTACCACTGTGCCGTCCCGCGCTACACCGATTGGGTCGAGCAGTGCGTCCCCCTGATGGCAGGCATCCTCGAGGGCGCAGCCGCGAGCGGGGCGAAGCTGGTGTACGGTGACAACCTCTACGCCTACGGCCCCGTCACCGGCCCCATTCACGAAGGCTTGCCTGCCGCGGCCACGGATCGCAAGGGGATGGCGCGCGCCCGAGTGGCGGACATGCTGCTCTCATCCCATCGCGCCGGCCGCGTGCGCGGGACGATCGGGCGTGCGTCGGACTTCTATGGGCCCGGCGTGTCGACGTCGACCATGGGCGATCGCGTCTTCCGGGCGCTACTGGCCGGACGTCCCGCGGACCTCGTCGGCAATCCGGACCAGCCGCACACCTATACCTACATCGAGGACTTCGCGCGAGCCCTCATCGTGCTGGGCGATCGCGACGACGCCCTCGGGGGGATCTGGCACGTCCCGAACGCGCCGACCCTGACGGCGCGTCACTTCATCGCCAAGGTGGGCGCTCAGCTGGGGAGCGCTCCCGAAATCCGGGTGGCGCCGGGCTGGCTCATCCGGGCGATGGGCGCCTTCGCTCCCATGGTCCGCGAAGTGGCCGAGATGCTCTACTCCTCCGAGCGGCCCTACATCGTCGATCACGGGAAGTTCGAGCGAGCGTTCTGCGACATCGCCACCTCGCACGACGAGGCGATCCGTAAGACGCTCGACTGGTGTCGCGCGCAGCCGGAGATGCAACCGTAA
- the yjjG gene encoding pyrimidine 5'-nucleotidase, whose translation MATPLYDWVLFDLDETLLDFPASKALTQMLHLHGVPATESLLAEYKSLNHHLWEQYHLGQIDSLGLQERRFAPFAPLAGVTAQAMNEAFLQQIVAMSEPLEGVRETLAQLRGRVRMGIITNGFSETQRGRLVRHGWSDWFEPLVISDEIQYVKPEPAIFQHALSLMGQPDAARVLMVGDNPHTDIAGAAAQGLATCWYNPAKADPACAPTHEIHHFSHLSTIVLGG comes from the coding sequence ATGGCCACTCCCCTGTATGACTGGGTCCTGTTCGACCTGGACGAAACCTTGCTCGACTTTCCCGCCAGCAAGGCGCTGACGCAAATGCTCCACTTGCACGGCGTGCCGGCCACCGAATCGCTGCTGGCCGAGTACAAGTCGCTCAATCACCACCTCTGGGAGCAGTATCACCTCGGGCAGATCGACTCGCTCGGATTGCAGGAGCGGCGCTTCGCCCCCTTTGCCCCGCTCGCCGGCGTCACGGCCCAGGCCATGAACGAGGCCTTCTTGCAGCAAATCGTCGCCATGAGCGAGCCCCTCGAGGGGGTCCGCGAGACCCTTGCCCAGCTGAGAGGGCGAGTGAGGATGGGGATCATCACCAACGGATTCAGCGAGACGCAGCGGGGGCGCCTGGTGCGGCATGGCTGGAGCGACTGGTTCGAGCCGCTCGTGATCTCCGATGAGATCCAGTACGTCAAACCCGAGCCTGCCATCTTCCAGCACGCCCTGAGCCTGATGGGCCAGCCCGATGCCGCCAGGGTCTTGATGGTCGGGGACAACCCGCACACGGACATCGCCGGGGCGGCGGCGCAGGGATTGGCGACCTGCTGGTACAACCCGGCCAAGGCGGATCCTGCCTGCGCTCCCACCCACGAGATCCACCACTTCAGTCACCTGTCCACCATCGTGCTGGGAGGGTGA
- a CDS encoding nitronate monooxygenase, with protein sequence MKTWPDRRIQDLLGIELPILQAPMAGGASSEMAIAVSEAGGLGALACGMLTAEQVRQKLGAIREQTSRPVNLNFFCHQPATADPERERAWRGCLERYYRELGLAPDVPVPKIDRAPFDQALAELVAELKPEVVSFHFGLPSRDLFDRVKAAGAKVFSSATTVEEATWLESRGCDAIIAQGSEAGGHRGMFLTQDPSTQIGTLALVPQVVDAVKVPVIAAGGIADGRGIAAAFALGAAAVQIGTAYLRSPEATITALHREALKTAKADQTALTNVFTGRLARSITNRLVREVGPISVRAPEFPLAVGALAPLRARAEQEGSADFSSLWAGQAFHLARELPAGELTRRLAEEALTALRSLNAPREVFR encoded by the coding sequence ATGAAGACTTGGCCTGATCGTCGCATCCAGGATCTCCTGGGAATCGAGCTACCGATCCTTCAGGCACCGATGGCCGGGGGGGCCTCCTCGGAAATGGCGATCGCCGTCTCGGAAGCCGGTGGCCTCGGGGCGCTTGCCTGCGGCATGTTGACCGCAGAGCAGGTGCGGCAGAAGCTTGGCGCCATCCGCGAGCAAACGTCCCGGCCAGTCAACCTCAATTTCTTCTGCCACCAGCCAGCAACGGCCGATCCGGAGCGCGAGCGGGCATGGAGAGGGTGCCTGGAGCGGTATTACCGGGAACTTGGCCTCGCTCCCGATGTGCCGGTTCCGAAAATCGACCGTGCGCCGTTCGATCAGGCCCTGGCCGAGCTCGTGGCGGAGCTCAAGCCCGAGGTCGTCAGCTTCCACTTCGGCTTGCCTTCCCGGGACCTCTTCGACCGCGTCAAGGCGGCCGGGGCGAAGGTCTTCTCGTCCGCGACCACCGTGGAGGAGGCAACCTGGCTCGAGAGTCGAGGATGCGATGCCATCATCGCTCAAGGTAGCGAAGCCGGCGGGCATCGCGGCATGTTTCTCACGCAGGATCCTTCCACCCAGATCGGGACGCTGGCCCTCGTGCCACAGGTGGTCGATGCGGTGAAGGTCCCGGTGATCGCAGCGGGCGGTATTGCCGACGGGCGCGGAATCGCGGCGGCGTTTGCGCTTGGTGCCGCGGCGGTGCAGATCGGGACGGCCTACCTGCGCAGTCCTGAAGCGACCATCACGGCGCTCCATCGAGAGGCCCTGAAGACCGCCAAGGCCGACCAGACGGCGCTCACCAACGTCTTTACGGGAAGACTGGCGCGCTCGATCACCAATCGCTTGGTCCGTGAGGTTGGCCCCATTTCGGTCCGGGCACCGGAATTTCCTCTGGCCGTGGGGGCTCTCGCCCCCTTGCGCGCTCGCGCCGAGCAGGAGGGTTCGGCCGATTTCAGCTCGCTTTGGGCTGGGCAGGCGTTTCACCTGGCCCGTGAGCTTCCGGCTGGAGAATTGACCAGGCGGCTCGCGGAGGAAGCACTGACGGCATTGCGATCGCTGAATGCGCCTCGGGAAGTCTTTCGCTGA
- a CDS encoding ABC transporter ATP-binding protein: MSDLNLTVPEGTVFGLLGPNGAGKTTTIMMLLGIIRPTAGNFSLFGRPMSDVAVRKRVGYVPEKFQLPGLLKAAEFLRFHGRMHGLGGASLEHRIVALLNEVGLGDRASSPISSLSKGMQQRLALAQALLNDPDLIILDEPTSALDPMGRMEVRTIVEGLRARGKTVLLNSHILADVEQVCDSVAILQKGKLERQGPMKVLTSQAITLHLKVGGLTAGLQDQLSKLGENFRIVSTGEVTEMELMLPSEELVPHIAEIVQAQGGRIYALSPRQESLESLFIRVVKEGRQA, from the coding sequence GTGAGCGACTTGAACCTCACCGTGCCTGAGGGAACCGTTTTTGGGCTCCTTGGGCCCAATGGTGCGGGCAAGACCACGACCATCATGATGCTCCTCGGCATCATCCGACCCACGGCGGGCAACTTCAGCCTCTTCGGGCGTCCAATGAGCGACGTGGCCGTCCGGAAGCGCGTCGGCTACGTGCCGGAGAAGTTTCAGCTGCCCGGTCTGCTCAAGGCGGCGGAGTTCCTGCGCTTTCATGGCCGGATGCACGGTCTGGGCGGCGCGAGCCTGGAGCATCGGATCGTGGCCTTGCTCAATGAGGTGGGGCTCGGCGATCGCGCTTCTTCTCCGATTTCCAGCCTTTCGAAGGGCATGCAGCAGCGCCTGGCATTGGCCCAGGCCCTGCTCAACGATCCGGATCTCATCATTCTCGACGAGCCCACCTCGGCTCTCGATCCCATGGGGCGCATGGAGGTGCGCACCATCGTCGAGGGCCTGCGGGCACGGGGTAAGACGGTTCTCTTGAACTCCCACATCTTGGCCGACGTGGAGCAGGTCTGTGACAGCGTCGCTATCTTACAAAAGGGGAAACTGGAGCGCCAAGGCCCCATGAAGGTCCTCACCTCCCAGGCCATCACCCTGCATCTCAAGGTCGGGGGCCTCACGGCCGGCTTGCAGGACCAGCTCAGCAAGCTTGGCGAGAACTTCCGCATCGTATCGACCGGCGAAGTGACCGAGATGGAGCTCATGCTTCCGAGCGAGGAGCTGGTGCCCCACATCGCCGAGATCGTTCAGGCACAGGGCGGCCGCATTTATGCGTTGAGCCCACGCCAAGAGAGCCTGGAATCGCTCTTCATTCGCGTGGTCAAGGAGGGACGACAAGCATGA
- a CDS encoding ABC transporter permease: MMTIAFLTMLEQWRQRTPWGFLVVGALMALPALLPVDGMHVNGAQMQGMGILDGLLGFAQFVAVFLTIATASGLVANDRERGTLLLLITKPLPRYQVLLGKLAGACAFMLLVWLCWGAIAALALGFKFGSAIMLPTLTGFAASCLTSWLLIAFCLFWSCFLPANSTMGLGVLGWLAATIAPKIAMAANAWGKPIAARAFEGLHWALPTDVLSDAAKQLAAGETPEKAAYAAILAIAAWWLASTLVFSQRDLAPRD; this comes from the coding sequence ATGATGACCATCGCCTTCCTGACCATGCTCGAGCAATGGCGCCAGCGCACGCCTTGGGGCTTCCTCGTCGTCGGGGCCCTCATGGCGCTGCCGGCCCTGCTCCCAGTGGACGGCATGCACGTCAACGGCGCCCAGATGCAGGGCATGGGCATCCTCGACGGCCTTTTGGGCTTCGCGCAGTTCGTTGCGGTCTTTCTGACGATTGCAACGGCGAGCGGCCTCGTGGCCAACGATCGCGAGCGCGGCACCCTCCTCCTGCTCATCACCAAGCCGCTGCCCCGGTATCAGGTCCTGTTGGGCAAGCTCGCCGGCGCTTGCGCCTTCATGCTGCTGGTCTGGCTCTGCTGGGGGGCGATCGCGGCACTGGCGCTCGGTTTCAAGTTCGGTAGCGCCATCATGTTGCCGACTCTGACGGGCTTTGCGGCTTCCTGCCTGACCTCCTGGCTCCTGATCGCGTTCTGCCTCTTCTGGTCGTGCTTCTTGCCCGCGAACTCAACCATGGGCCTCGGAGTCCTGGGATGGCTGGCGGCGACGATCGCACCCAAGATCGCCATGGCGGCGAACGCTTGGGGCAAGCCGATCGCCGCGCGGGCCTTCGAGGGCCTGCACTGGGCCCTGCCCACGGATGTGCTCTCCGATGCGGCCAAGCAACTCGCCGCTGGCGAGACGCCGGAGAAAGCGGCTTACGCGGCAATTCTGGCGATCGCTGCGTGGTGGCTCGCTTCGACCCTCGTGTTCTCGCAGCGTGACTTGGCGCCCCGCGACTAA
- a CDS encoding DOMON-like domain-containing protein: MKPTDFVLEPYPGLPFPAGVRVCGKARREGAALHLSWRLEGPPGSLALPLPAARPERRRELWEETCFEFFLASPERPGYWEFNLSPAGHWNVFHFDDYRAGMTDETAFEALPFTVSNRPEACEVSVCIDPTELGLAAAPWLLAVSTVVAEPGGRVTYWALSHPGTQPDFHHPDAFGVRLGE; encoded by the coding sequence ATGAAGCCGACCGACTTCGTCCTCGAGCCGTATCCAGGCTTGCCCTTTCCGGCAGGGGTGCGGGTCTGCGGCAAGGCCCGGCGCGAGGGTGCGGCCCTCCACCTGAGTTGGCGGCTCGAAGGCCCTCCTGGTTCGCTCGCGCTCCCTTTGCCTGCGGCGCGCCCCGAGCGACGACGCGAGCTCTGGGAGGAAACCTGTTTCGAGTTCTTCCTCGCCAGCCCGGAACGCCCCGGCTACTGGGAGTTCAACCTGTCTCCGGCAGGTCACTGGAACGTCTTTCACTTCGACGACTACCGCGCCGGCATGACGGATGAGACGGCCTTCGAAGCCCTGCCCTTCACGGTCTCAAACCGGCCAGAGGCTTGCGAGGTCTCGGTCTGCATCGATCCGACGGAGCTGGGGCTGGCAGCCGCCCCATGGCTGCTCGCCGTTTCGACGGTGGTCGCGGAGCCTGGAGGCCGGGTTACCTACTGGGCCTTGTCCCACCCCGGCACCCAGCCGGATTTCCACCATCCCGACGCTTTTGGGGTTCGGTTAGGCGAATAA
- a CDS encoding phosphotransferase, which translates to MQETTLLNDVVSRYLPPSRIATIREYGSGNINKTYLVTPEGGTEEPFLLQKLNTRVFQQPDLVMSNIRSISRHLEQRTQPGNPATGRRWEVPHVLQTNEGSDHWLASDGSYWRALRFIGRSQTVDTVHDPDRAWEVGYALGTFHSLLSDLPIAELADTLPGFHIAPEYLAHYDKVAPSAGASLSTEEEWCARFIEEHRDWVPVLERAREQGILRLRPIHGDPKVNNILFDDVTGKAIAMVDLDTIKPGLVQYDIGDCLRSSCNPDGEETDRWQDVRFDPVLGKAVLEGYLSVARGFFDDADFDYLPESVRLIAFELGLRFFTDHLEGDVYFKVARRGRNLARALVQFRLAQSIHEHFAELKGLIQALR; encoded by the coding sequence ATGCAGGAAACCACCCTTCTGAACGATGTTGTCTCCCGGTACCTTCCCCCGTCGCGGATCGCCACGATCCGGGAATACGGGAGCGGAAACATCAACAAGACCTACCTGGTGACGCCGGAAGGCGGCACTGAAGAGCCGTTCCTGCTGCAAAAGCTCAATACCAGGGTGTTCCAGCAGCCCGACCTGGTCATGAGCAACATCCGATCGATATCGAGGCATCTCGAGCAGCGGACTCAGCCTGGGAACCCCGCCACCGGTCGTCGGTGGGAGGTTCCCCACGTCCTGCAGACCAACGAAGGCTCCGATCACTGGTTGGCGAGCGATGGCTCTTACTGGCGTGCCCTGCGGTTCATCGGACGTTCGCAGACGGTCGATACGGTTCATGATCCCGACCGAGCCTGGGAGGTCGGATACGCCCTCGGCACCTTCCATTCCCTGCTCAGCGATCTTCCCATCGCGGAGTTGGCGGACACCCTTCCCGGCTTTCACATCGCCCCGGAATACCTCGCCCACTATGACAAGGTCGCTCCTTCCGCTGGCGCCTCGCTTTCGACCGAGGAAGAATGGTGCGCCCGGTTCATCGAGGAACACCGGGACTGGGTTCCTGTCCTCGAGCGAGCTCGCGAGCAGGGTATTCTGCGCCTTAGGCCGATCCACGGCGATCCCAAGGTCAACAATATCCTGTTCGACGACGTCACGGGCAAAGCCATCGCGATGGTCGATCTGGACACCATCAAGCCGGGTCTCGTGCAATACGACATCGGCGACTGCCTGCGTTCGTCATGCAACCCGGATGGTGAGGAGACGGATCGCTGGCAGGACGTGCGGTTCGACCCGGTGCTCGGCAAGGCCGTGCTGGAGGGCTATCTGTCGGTCGCCCGTGGCTTTTTCGACGACGCCGATTTCGATTACCTTCCCGAATCGGTCCGACTCATTGCCTTCGAGCTTGGCCTGCGTTTCTTCACGGATCACCTCGAAGGTGACGTCTATTTCAAGGTCGCCCGCCGTGGTCGGAATCTGGCCCGCGCGCTCGTCCAGTTCAGGCTTGCTCAGAGCATCCACGAACACTTCGCGGAGCTGAAGGGCCTCATCCAGGCCCTGCGATGA
- a CDS encoding pseudouridine synthase yields the protein MLSILYGDDYLVAVDKPPGLLVHRTGLDAGETRFALQMLRDQLGRPVWPVHRLDKGTSGVLLFALDALGARAIGQAFEAGEGLHKTYRAVVRGWPADEGLIDHPLRRIPDDRHDRREEAQQALTRFWTLERYELPLPQGRFPTTRCALVELSPLTGRRHQLRRHMKHIAHPIIGDATHGKGPLNRDLAAKLGMQRLWLHAYRLELRHPFSGEDVRLEARLGAEWNTWRKV from the coding sequence ATGCTCTCGATTCTCTATGGCGACGACTATCTGGTGGCGGTGGACAAGCCGCCGGGGCTGCTGGTACACCGCACCGGCCTGGACGCGGGCGAGACCCGCTTTGCGCTGCAGATGCTGCGCGACCAACTGGGCCGACCGGTCTGGCCGGTGCATCGGCTGGACAAGGGCACCAGCGGCGTGTTGCTGTTCGCCCTGGACGCTCTGGGTGCCCGCGCGATTGGCCAGGCCTTCGAAGCGGGTGAGGGCCTGCACAAGACCTACCGCGCCGTGGTGCGCGGATGGCCGGCCGACGAGGGCCTGATCGACCATCCCCTGCGCCGTATTCCCGACGACCGACACGACCGGCGCGAGGAGGCTCAGCAGGCCCTGACCCGCTTTTGGACTCTCGAGCGGTATGAGCTGCCATTGCCGCAAGGTCGGTTCCCTACCACCCGCTGCGCGCTGGTGGAGCTGTCCCCCCTGACCGGTCGACGCCATCAGTTGCGCCGGCACATGAAGCACATCGCCCATCCCATCATCGGCGATGCCACCCACGGCAAGGGACCGCTCAACCGCGATCTCGCAGCGAAGCTGGGCATGCAGCGACTGTGGCTGCACGCCTACCGGCTGGAGTTGCGGCATCCGTTCAGCGGGGAAGACGTGCGCCTGGAAGCGAGACTGGGGGCCGAGTGGAACACGTGGCGCAAGGTGTAG
- a CDS encoding DNA alkylation repair protein: MQKKTTQEIPSAAEILADLEAKGLASVRKIYAKQGVGDKVFGNKMGDLRVLAKGLNKQHALGLALWDSGWFEARVLATMLLDPKQLTEEDCIRLAESCDSPPILDKLTGNVLEVSNLAGALRSRWLDSADLLLGRAGWNLMTSAVQNDKKGTLDLDALMAKIETELPATPRPKKEAMNMCLVMIGVYHASHTEKAIAAGERLGRWDDRPIPKGCTSSYPPEWIPAAIALRRRR; encoded by the coding sequence ATGCAGAAAAAAACGACTCAGGAAATTCCAAGCGCAGCGGAGATCCTTGCCGATCTGGAGGCAAAAGGCTTGGCCTCGGTCCGCAAGATCTATGCGAAGCAAGGGGTCGGGGACAAGGTATTCGGCAACAAGATGGGCGACCTTCGAGTGCTGGCCAAGGGGCTCAACAAGCAACACGCCCTGGGCCTCGCACTCTGGGATTCCGGCTGGTTCGAGGCGCGGGTCCTGGCGACCATGCTTCTGGATCCCAAGCAGTTGACCGAAGAGGATTGCATCCGCCTGGCCGAAAGCTGCGATTCGCCGCCGATCCTCGACAAGCTGACAGGCAACGTCCTGGAGGTGTCGAACTTGGCCGGGGCCTTACGTTCAAGGTGGCTTGACTCGGCCGATCTACTGTTGGGCCGCGCCGGGTGGAACCTCATGACTTCGGCCGTGCAGAACGACAAGAAGGGCACCCTCGATCTCGACGCGCTCATGGCAAAGATCGAAACGGAACTCCCGGCGACCCCCAGGCCCAAGAAAGAAGCGATGAACATGTGCCTGGTGATGATCGGGGTGTACCATGCGTCGCACACCGAGAAGGCCATCGCAGCCGGCGAGCGGCTGGGACGCTGGGACGATCGCCCGATCCCCAAGGGCTGCACCTCCAGCTATCCCCCGGAGTGGATTCCTGCCGCCATCGCTCTGCGCCGCCGGCGCTAG
- a CDS encoding glycosyltransferase, with protein MRVLLLTYDSRGGVEPLLGLAVRLRALGAEVRMCAPPDCADRVAEVGVPLVPAGPPVHTLVHGATPPTAADVPRIAGELMAAYFDTVARAAEGCDALVASGLLPVMASARSVAEKLGIRYVCAAYCPIYLPSPHQRPMPLPGRPLPPDVTDNRVLWDLTAQSANDLFGAALNTRRASIGLPPVESVYDYAFTPALLAADPTLAPWQDPANSDVVQTGAWALPDERPLPAELMAFLDAGTPPVYVGFGSMRAPKDFARVAIEAIRAQGRRVLVSRGWADLALIDGRDDCFIVGEVNHQALFGRVAAVVHHGGAGTTTTAARAGAPQVVVPQIADQPYWAGRVAALGIGAAHDGPTPTPESLSAALRTALAPETRARATAVAGTIHTDGAMVAARLLLDAVSQEKPLASA; from the coding sequence ATGCGTGTGCTGTTGTTGACGTATGATTCGCGCGGCGGCGTCGAACCACTGCTGGGACTCGCGGTGCGGTTGCGGGCGCTCGGCGCGGAGGTGCGGATGTGCGCGCCGCCGGACTGCGCGGATCGCGTGGCCGAGGTCGGCGTGCCCCTGGTGCCGGCAGGCCCGCCGGTGCACACACTGGTGCACGGGGCGACGCCTCCAACGGCGGCGGACGTACCCCGGATCGCAGGCGAGTTGATGGCCGCGTACTTCGACACGGTCGCCAGGGCGGCCGAGGGGTGTGATGCGCTGGTGGCGTCCGGCCTGCTACCGGTCATGGCCAGCGCGCGCTCGGTGGCCGAGAAGCTCGGCATCCGCTACGTGTGTGCAGCCTACTGTCCCATCTATCTGCCATCGCCGCACCAACGGCCCATGCCGCTTCCGGGCCGGCCATTGCCACCGGACGTGACCGACAACCGGGTGCTGTGGGACCTGACCGCCCAGAGCGCGAACGATCTGTTCGGTGCGGCGCTCAACACCCGCCGGGCGTCGATCGGCCTTCCACCGGTAGAGAGTGTCTACGACTACGCGTTCACCCCCGCCTTGCTGGCGGCGGACCCGACTCTGGCCCCGTGGCAGGATCCGGCGAACAGCGACGTCGTACAGACCGGCGCATGGGCACTGCCGGACGAACGTCCACTCCCGGCCGAATTGATGGCGTTCCTGGACGCCGGCACACCACCGGTTTACGTGGGCTTCGGCAGCATGCGCGCCCCGAAGGACTTCGCGCGGGTGGCCATCGAAGCGATCCGCGCGCAGGGCCGCCGCGTGCTCGTCTCCCGCGGCTGGGCCGACCTGGCCCTGATCGACGGCCGTGACGACTGCTTCATCGTGGGCGAGGTCAACCACCAGGCACTGTTCGGCCGGGTAGCCGCCGTCGTGCACCACGGCGGCGCAGGCACGACGACGACGGCCGCCAGAGCCGGCGCTCCGCAGGTGGTTGTCCCCCAGATAGCGGATCAGCCGTACTGGGCCGGCCGGGTGGCCGCCCTGGGCATCGGTGCTGCGCACGACGGTCCGACGCCGACCCCCGAGTCCCTGTCAGCCGCGCTCAGAACAGCCCTGGCCCCCGAGACCCGAGCAAGAGCGACCGCCGTGGCCGGCACGATCCACACCGACGGGGCGATGGTGGCCGCAAGGCTGCTGCTCGACGCGGTGAGCCAAGAAAAGCCACTAGCGTCCGCTTAG